One Schistocerca nitens isolate TAMUIC-IGC-003100 chromosome 1, iqSchNite1.1, whole genome shotgun sequence DNA segment encodes these proteins:
- the LOC126239793 gene encoding uncharacterized protein LOC126239793: MMIRHGLQEDENDLTALYDAGHCMESFTVPFRGELKPATITPSPNTSLMCPAPPPVHEGPLWLHSLKHGDVTITVNQNSVATVPTCKAIYGAITSSRAINGYGPTCGAV, translated from the exons ATGATGATAAGACATGGCCTACAGGAGGATGAAAATGATTTAACAGCTTTATATGATGCAGGTCATTGTATGG aatccttcacGGTACCATTCAGAGGCGAACTTAAGCCAGCAACAATAACACCTTCTCCTAACACGTCGTTGATGTGCCCAGCACCACCACCAGTGCATGAGGGGCCTTTGTGGCTACACTCCCTCAAGCATGGGGACGTCACTATCACCGTGAACCAAAACAGTGTGGCTACAGTCCCCACATGCAAAGCCATCTATGGCGCCATCACCTCATCCAGGGCTATTAATGGCTACGGACCCACGTGCGGGGCTGTCTAG